CTCCGATCTCTAAGCTATCTTTTGCTCGATCAATTAAAGATAGAATTCGCTGGCCCGCAAGATCCATCGATTAAGAATGCACTCTAAAGCCCATCAACATCTCTTGTTAAGATCAATGCAGTCTGAGCAACAGGCGTTTAGACAACGTATACCGACGTTATCTCTGCAAACATCGTATGAATTCCACCTCTACCCTCAAGCAGCTGATCGCCCATCCCATCTCATCTGAATTATTTCAGCCCTTTGGTCAGGTCATTTTTCCCAGCGCTGACGGTGCAGCCTACGGCCCTCAAGATGCCCAGCTCCAGCTTAGCAACGGCACACCCCGGTTTTACATCATGCGGCTAGACGCCAAAGGTCGCCAATTCCATACGATCACACGCCATCAGCAGTGTACACAGTGCCTCGGATCTTTAGGCGGTCAGGACTGGCTGATGGCCGTTGCACCGCCTTCAGAAGGCAAGCCTAATCCTGATGAGATTGTGGCATTTCAGATTCCTGGCAACTGCTTTATCAATCTCAAGATGGGCACCTGGCACGCTGGCCCCTACTTTGAGCAAGCCGCCATTGATTTTTACAATCTAGAACTCAGCGATACCAATATTACAGATCACGAGACCTGCAACCTGAAGGCAAGCTATGGTCTGGAATTTGAAATTCTAGGTTCTCAGTCGTAACGAGTCTGGCTAACGCGGGCAGAATCGCTAAGCCGCAAAGATCAAAAACACCTTGAGAACAAGGGTCAACATAATACAGAACACCAGGAACCCTAGCAAAAAATTACGGATCAGCGATTTCTGTTGATGCATGTTGTAGACACAAGCGAGTAGCTCACTCATAGAATTATCCATCAGAAGCCCTAGGCAAGGCAATTCTGAAGATCTATATTGATGCTCAGAAGTTGCCTGTGATAGGCTCAATTTTGGGAAGGCAATGTTATGTAATGCAGCGGTTCAGGGTCTGTATCCCTGACTGGCGCGCTGGGGCTGAAAATTGTCTGGGTGTGTACCGCAGAGCATAGTAAAGCTGGTTCCACCCTCTCTCAATTAGCTCAGTGGTAGAGCGCCGGACATCCGGCGGACGTGGGTTCGAATCCCACATTGAGTACCGCAAAGTTAGCTCAATGGTAGAGCAACAGACTCATAATCTGTGTGGCACAGGTTCAAATCCTGTACTTTACTCCACCCCAGCCCTGGGTATGGGCACCTTGTTAGGGACGAGTCCAAATGGTACGGGAGCAATCCCAAATCGGTTCAAGTCCGTGTTTTTCTCAACTCCGCTGTGCTGGCTGTTCGGCCACTGTCATCACCTGGTGGTGGCGATGGCAGCAGTGAAAGGCCAGTGAGATCGCAACTGATGATCGGTTCGAGTGTGTCCCTTCCAGTCGCTGAGTCCTTCGGGATAGGCGGCAGGAACAGCACATCTGCCAGAGGCTTGGCCAAACCTACGGGGGCGGTCGGGGGAAGGCATCTGGCTTAGTCCAGCCGGTCACAAGCGATCGCCCGCACTGACGCTGTGAACACCAGCAATAGTGGAGTTTTCAGACTAGCTTTAAATTTATTTTCAGAGACTGGGGCCAAGGGGACTGATAGAATCGCCCAATGTATGACAACACCTGCAAATTTCTTGCAGAGACGTTCTCAAGTGACTTTGCAACCTGGTTGCTGGGTAAGCCTGTCCCTTTGACCAAGCTAAGTCCATCTGAGCTATCGCTGGAACCGATTCGAGCAGACGCACTGATTCTCCTGGAGTCTGAAGAGCATGTCCTGCACATCGAGTTCCAAACTGAGCCTGATGCGACAATGCCCTACAGGATGGCTGATTATCGTCTAAGAGCTTTCCGCCGTTTCCCGAACAAACAGATGAAACAGGTGGTGGTTTACCTGACTCCAACGAAGTCGAGGTTCGTGCATCAGACTGTTTTTGAGATTCCGGGCACTCGTCACGAGTTCGGGGTTGTGAGGCTATGGGAGCAACCCACTCAACCGTTTCTCGATTCGCCAGGATTGCTACCCCTAGCTGTGCTCACTCAAACACTAGATAAGACTCAGACACTGAAACAGGTAGCTGTTCAAGCTGACTCTATTCAGGACAAGCAAGTACAAAGTAATGTGGTGGCTTCTGCTGCAATTCTGGCCGGGCTATCATTGGAGAGAAGCTTTATTAATCAGGTTCTGCGCAAGGAAATTATGAAGCAGTCTGTTATTTACCAGGACATTATTGATGAAGGGCGTCTAGAAGGGCATCGAGAGGGGCGTCTAGAAGAAAGTCAATCCCTTATTCTCCGTCAACTCAATCGCCGTGTTGGGGAGTTGCCCTTTGAACTGAGATCGCAACTCGCAAGATTATCCCTAGAGCAAACTGAAGCACTGGCAGAGGCACTGCTAGATTTTGCAGAACAGTCTGATCTTGTTGAGTGGCTAGAGAGACAGTAACAGCCAGCCCCGGATGCAATTTTCTAAGATATTTGCGATCGCAAACCGGGGCAAAAACTCAACTGATCAAGAATCCTCAATTTTGAGCGATGTAATCTTATCGCCTTGGGCGATCGCATTGACAACATCCATATCCTCAGTTTGGCCGAAGGTGGTATGTACACCATCTAAGTGTGCCTGCGGTGCATGACAGATAAAGAACTGACTGCCGCCGGTATCTTTGCCCGCGTGGGCCATCGAAAGCGTCCCGGCCTTGTGCTTGTTGTCATTAATCTCACACTTGATGGTGTAGCCGGGGCCAGCGGTACCGGTTCCCTTGGGACAGCCCCCCTGAATCATAAAGTTGGGAATCACTCGATGAAACGTAAGGCCGTCATAAAAGCCCTTATTCGCAAGATCAACAAAGTTCTTAACCGTGTTGGGTGCATCTTGAGCAAACAGCTCCAGGTTAATGGTGCCTTTATTCGTTTCCATAATGGCGCGAGTCATTGAGGTACCTCAAGTTGTTTACACTCCACGCTAGCGAACTTTGGTGCATTCCCCAAGGGTGGTTCGGCACGGATACCTCCTGCCAAAGACCGACGACTATTTCTACAGCCTCAGATCCAAATCGATAAAGAGCCACACTTTTGGTATGATTTGGTATGCAAAAAGCGTCAGAATTCTGATGGTCATTGAGCGTCTTGGCAAAGGGGCACGATAGAGCGTTCTAGCAAAACCGCTATTATCGCAGGGATCACCATCCAACCCCTCTAATTGCAGAAGGCACAAAAAAGCATGCACCCCCCCCACGACGATTCCCAACGTATCAGCGAGAGCACTAAGACACCGGCCTTAGAGATCAATGCTTCACGGCAGTTTACATCTTGGTTGGCAGAGCAGCAAGTGAGCCTGACGTTCACAACCTATCAGGCCGGTAAGGTTTTCTTCATCGGCCTACAGCCCGACGGTAAACTTTCGGTTTTTGAGCGCACCTTTAATCGCTGTATGGGTTTGTTTGCACAAGACTCCAGCCTTTATATGAGTTCGCTCTATCAGCTTTGGCGCTTTGAAAATGCCCTAGAGCCAGGGCAAACCCATCAAGGACATGACCGTCTCTATGTACCCCAGATTGGTTACGTTACGGGTGATTTAGATATTCACGATATTGTCGTTGACCGGGATGGACAGCTCATCTTTGTCAATACGCTCTTTAGCTGCTTAGCGACGGTTTGCGATCGCAACAGCTTTATCCCCCTTTGGCAGCCCCCCTTCATCACCAAACTCGCCGCCGAAGATCGCTGTCACCTGAACGGCCTAGCAATGCGCGATGGAAAGGCCCGCTACGTCACCGCTGTCAGCCGCAGCGACGTCACCGAAGGCTGGCGAGATCGCAGGCAAGACGGTGGCTGCATGATTGACATTGTCTCTAATGAAATCGTTGCCAGCGGACTGTCGATGCCCCACTCGCCTCGGTGGTATCGAGACAAGCTGTGGGTGCTCAACTCCGGCACCGGCGAATTTGGATTTATTGACTTAGAATTTGGAACCTTTCAACCCGTAGCCTTTTGTCCGGGGTATTTGAGGGGACTGGCATTTTGCGGAGACTTCGCGATCGTCGGTTTATCCAAGCCACGCGAGAACAAAACCTTCTCGGGATTACCCTTCAACGAAACCCTAAAAGAGAAAGACGTCGAACCTCGGTGTGGCTTGCTCGTGATTGACCTGCGGTCGGGTGACATCGTTCATACCCTCAACCTGGAGGGAATAGTGACCGAAATGTATGATGTCGCATTCTTGCCCGGCGTGCAGAGACCGATGGCCATTGGGTTCAAAACCGATGAAATTCGACGCACCATCACCGTTGGATCAAGTTCGACACAGTTGATCAACTAAGTTTTCAAATGAGTGGAGCATGTCAGCATGATCACAGTCAGTCTTTCGAACTTAAACGGAGAAAATGGTTTTGTCGTCCGCAGAATTACCTTCCCAGATCCGTCAGAGGGTGTTGGCTCGTCTGTTAGTGGAGCGGGAGACATTAACGGTGACGGATTTGACGATCTGATTCTGGGGCCAGATAGTGGCATGTACAAATATGGAGAGACCAAAGTCTATGTCATATACGGAAGCAGTGAGAATACCAGCGGTAGCTTGGGCTTAGCCGATCTCAATGGAAACAATGGCTTTATCATCGAGAGTGCCAACCCCAACAGCACTTCCATTAGACCCTCCAGTTTTGGCAGCGAATACAGTATTGAAACGGGCACAGCGGACAGCAATGCCGGATTTTCGGTCAGTGGGCTAGGCGACATCAACGGAGATGGCATTGATGACTTCATTATTGGCGCACCCAGAAGACCGCTCAAGATACCATTCAGTCCCCCTACCCCCGTCGGTTCAGGACAAGGTTACGTCGTCTTCGGTCGTTCTGAAGGCTTTAGCAAAAACTTCAGCCTAGCCGAGCTTGATGGTGAGACAGGCTTTGTCATTGAAAGCGACACGACCGGAAGCCTCACCGGACAATCCGTCAGCAACGTTGGGGACTTTAACGGCGATGGATTAGACGACATTATCATTGGAGCACCTGGCTTAGACCCTGCAGGAACTAGCTATCTAATCTTCGGCTCAGATAAGGGCTTCGATAAAAGCCTTGCGCTATCAGACTTAAATGGCAGTAATGGGTTCGCCCTATCTGGCAGCAGCATTGGTGATCAAACGGGGACTGCTGTCAGTGGAGCAGGCGATGTCAACGGTGATGGATTTGATGATCTCATTGTTGCTGCCCCCAACGGCAGCAATGCAGCAGGCATTACCTACGTCCTTTTCGGTACTAATACGACGCCCAGAAGTATCAACGTCGACAGCTTAAATGGAAACAATGGTTTCGCAATCTTTGGAGAAGAAACATACGACATCTCAGGACTTTCTGTCAGTGACATTGATGACTTTAACGGCGATGGATTTGATGACCTCATTATTGGTACAGGGAGTGGCACAAACGGTGTAGGAGTAAGCCACGTGATCTTTGGACAAGCTGACGGTTTTCCTGCAGCTTTGAACGTGAACGAAATCGACGGCAGGAATGGCTTTAGCATCGTCGGTGAAGAACGGACTGGCGCAGGCCGGTCTGTCAGCGGTGCAGGTGATATTAATGGTGATGGCTTAGGTGATGTTATTGTCGGCGCCCCCGATACCAATTATTTAGCTGGCGCTAGCTACGTTCTCTTCGGCCAACAAGACAGCGTCGAGCCAGCCGTAGATTTAGCGAATCTATCTCCCAGTCAGGGATTCTTGATCCCCGGTGATGAGAACTTCAGTCGTGGCTCAAATTCGTACGCTTACATTGGCGATGCTGTCAGTGGAGCAGGCGATATCAATGGGGATGGGATTGATGACTTGGTCATCGGTTCAAGGGGCGGCTTCATCATAGGGACCGGTTCTGCACAGAGCTATGTTGTCTTTGGCAACGCTCCGCCTGAGCTTGATCTAAATTCCAAGCAGGATGGTTTGAACTCTACCGCAACCTTTACACAAGGAGCCATTTCCCTTGCTAGACCAGGTAGCATAGCGGTCACAGATGCCAACACTTCCACTCTGAGAAGCGCAACGATCTCAATTACTAATCCTCTAGATAATGAATCAGAGATCCTAGCGGCTAACGTTAATGACACTGAGATTACGGCCACCTACGACAGTGCGACATCGACGCTGACCCTGACCGGGAAAGATACGCTTGAGAACTATCAGCGAGTTCTAGCAACCATTACCTATAACAATACGGCTGATAGCCCTGACCCGACAGATCGCTCCATCCAATTTGTCATCAATGATGGTGCAGATTTTAGTAATGAAAGTGCGATGGCCGATGGCCGGTCGGAGACCATCGCAACGACAGCCATCACGTTCGAGTTACTTAACAGAATTGACGGCACAAGTGATCCCGATACGCTGTTCGGAAGCCGAGAAGCGGATCGAATTATTGGCTTCGGCGGCAATGACTTCATCTCTGGGCGTTCTGGCAACGATGTCTTAGCAGGCAGATCAGGAAACGATCAGATCTTTGGTAACAACGGCAATGATAGCCTCAACGGCAATCGGGGCAACGATTTGCTCAACGGCGGCAGCGGGGACGACCTCCTGAGAGCTGGACAAGGCAAAGATAAACTCTTCGGCAGTCGAGGAGACGATATTCTGCGGGGCAATCAGGGAAACGATATCCTCCTGGGCGGTTCGGGCAACGACAGCCTCAATGGCGGAAAGGGTCTTGACCTCTTATATGGCAGTAGCGGAGATGATTCCCTCAAGGGAGGCAGTGGGGGTGATCGACTGTTCGGCGGGGTTGGCGATGACACCTTGCGTGGCGGCAATGGCATCGACCTACTCCAGGGCAGTCAGGGTCATGACCGACTTGACGGCGGCTTCGGAAGCGACAGTCTCTTTGGCGGTGCGGGGAGTGATCAATTTGTGCTGCGGGCAGGCGACGGCAACGACATTATTTTTGACTATCAAGACGACATTGATTCTTTTGCTCTGGATGGTCTAGATTTAGCCGATCTTGAGATTCATCAAGGATTAGGTCAAACAACCGTTCGGGTCAGAGAGACACAAGAAACGTTGGCAACCTTGCTGAATATACAGGCATCGATAGTCGAAGACACAGATTTTACTATCTCAACTTAAAAGTCTTTTGCAAGCACAAAAGCTTTAGTTTTCACGACCCTCGCCCTAAACATTGAACTGCAATCCAGACAACAACCATGGCTAACTCAATTCTCAAGCTCGAAGATCTCAACGGCAGTAACGGATTTGCCATTGTGGGCAACGGTGTTCCTTACAGCGGGTTGGCCATCGATGAAGTCGGGGACATCAATGGCGATGGACTCGATGACATCATTATCGGCAACCCTGCTGGTGGTGCAGATTCATTGGGAGAAGGCTATGTCATATTCGGGCGCTCTGATGGGTTTATCGATCGGCTTGATCTATCTAGCCTTGATGGCAGTAATGGGTTCATTATCAACGGTATTGCTGGACTTACCCGTGGCTTTGGTATTGGTTCTTTCGCCCGTGGCCTCGGAGACATCAATGTAGATGGAATCAGTGATGTAGCCATTGGTACATTTTCAGGTGATTCAAGATTTGTCATCTTCGGTCAGTCCGAAGCTTTCAGCGCCAGTATTGATCTGCAGCAGAGCCAAAACGCTTCTGTTCTTAACGTTGCAGGTTTAGTGAGCAGTGTGGGAGACATCAATAATGATGGCTTTAATGACTTCATTTTTGAAGGATCTGCCAACAATACAGTCAATATCATCTTCGGTAACGGTCAAGGTTTTGACGACTCCTTCGACGGTACGAACGTAGACGGTACGAACGTAGACGGCACCAATGGCTTTGAACTGCAGGTGAGTGAGGAGATCTCCCTCATCCGAGATACAGGAGACATTGTTCAAGATGCAGGAGACATCAACGGCGACGGCATTAACGATCTCATTATCGGTCGTCCATCTAGACAAAATACAACAAGCACAAGCCACATTGTTTTCGGCAGCAGCCAAGGATTTGCAGCCAGTCTCAACGTTGCTAACCTAGACGGCAGTAACGGATTCACGCTTAATGGATCGGGAGACAGCGTTGCGGTCAGCGGCGTGGGTGATTTCAACGGAGACGGAGTTGACGACTTTGTGATCGGGGCACCGTTCGCCAGTCCCAGCAATACTGCTAGCGCAGGCCAAAGCTATCTTGTTTTTGGTGGCCAAGACTTTGAGGCCAATTTTGATCTGGCTGACTTAGATGGCACAAACGGTTTCGCTATCAACGGCATTGGCATCAGCGATCAAGCGGGTTATGCCGTTAGTGATGCAGGCGATATTAACGGCGATGGCTTTGATGACATCATCATCAGTGCCTCCCAAGTTCGCTCACCCGGCAACTACACGCCAACTTTTTCCTATGGCCCTGGTCAGAACTATGTCATCTTCGGGTCTAGCGGTGGTTTCCAAGATCAGCTGAATCTTGCAGATCTTGATGGCAGCAATGGTTTTTCTATTGAGGAGCCTGATCTCAACGGCAATTTTCAAAGCTCTTCTGTCAGTGGTGCAGGCGATATCAACGGCGACGGCATTGATGATCTGGTCATTGGCACTCCTGAAGACAGTACGAGCTACGTGGTGTTTGGCAATACTGCACCAGAGCTCGATCTCAATGGCTCAGACGATGGCAATAATATTTCCGTCAACTTTACCGGCGGTCCTATTCGAGTGCTTGAGAGCGCCAGCATCTTAGACTCCAACACTTCTACGCTGGCAGGTATCACCGTCACGATTGCCAATCCCTTAGATGGTAATGCTGAAACGCTAGCAGTTGAAACAGGCGGGACGAGCATCACCACTGCATTTGATCCGACGATGGCCACCCTGACGCTCAGCGGTCAGGACACTCCCGCAGCTTACCAACAGGTTCTTGCCACGCTGACCTATAACAACACATCGGCTAGCCCCAATAGCACTGCGCGTCGGCTCCGTATTGTCGCTGACGATGGCGAGGCTCACAGCAACAAGGGCAGCATCGCCATTGCTTCAGTTGTTTTTCCGCCTGCAGGTGAATTGAATCGTTTGCCTGAGGCTGAGAGGGATGCGATCGCAACCCTAGAGAATATCCCTATAACCCTCAACGTACTCGACAATGATCGCGATCTAAACGGTGATGCCCTAGAGCTTACGAACATCAACGTCAGCAATACTCGCGGCACCGTCACGGAGACCGGCAACGGCACCCTCAGGTATGACCCTAGTGGCGGATTTGATTTCCCGGCACCCGGTATTGAATTCACAGATCGGTTTGAATACACCGTCAGCGACGGCCAGGGCGGAACTGACACAGCAGAAGTCATCGTCACAGTCACGGGCACATTCGACACACCCTTTGAGCTAGCCGATCTAGACAGCAGTAGCGGCTTCACTATCGACGGTCTTCAGGCAGACGATCGCCTCGGCCGTGCCGTCAGCAATGCTGGCGATATTAATGGTGATGGCCTTGACGATCTTGCCTTCTTCTCGGGTGTCGAAGGCCTCATTGTTTTTGGTCAAGAGGCGGGCCAACCATCAGCGACGGATCTTACGGTGCTAGACGGTACGAACGGTTTCTCTCTTCGAAGTTCCTATGGCCCCAACGCCATCAGCAGCGCTGGCGATGTCAATGGCGATGGCTTCGATGATCTCATTATTAGCGAGGCAACCTACACCTACGAATCAGGCGGTCTTGGAACCTATATCGTTTTCGGCAGCGATCAAGGCTTCAGCCCTAGGCTTGGGATTGAAGATCTAGACGGTACCAATGGTTTTGTCATCTCTAGGATCAGCAATGCCGGTGCAGACAGCGTTTCTGCCGATGGCATCGGCGACTTCAACGGGGATGGTATTGATGACATCGTGACTGGAGACAGCGGTTCAGGGAACGGCTACGTATTGGGTTCCAGCACTGTTGTGTTTGGTACCACCAGTGGCTTTGACCCACGCATCGACCCTATAGCTCTTGATGGCAGTAATGGCTTTCAAATCACAAACTTGATTTCTCCGACGGTGGGGGCTGCAGGTGACATCAACGGCGACGGCTTTGCCGATATTGTTGTTGGCGATACCCGCAGAGACAACTACGACAGTCAGATTGGCAAAACATACGTTATTTTTGGAGGCCGTCGCGATTTTAACGCCAGTCTTGATACCTCTGAGCTAGACGGCACCAACGGCTTTGTTCTCGAAGGCGTCGTGCGAGGCGATCAAGCAGGGGGCGCAGTCAGTGGAACGGGAGATATCAATGGGGATGGCGTTGATGATCTGCTGATTAGCGCAACCGGTACTCGCTTTTTCGGCAACATCAATACGGGGCAAAGCTACATCGTTTTCGGCAACGCCAACGGATTCGACGCCACCGTTAGTCTTGCCGATCTCGATGGCACCAATGGTTTTACCCTTGCAGCCATTAATACCAATGCAGGCACATCGGTCAGTGGCGCTGGAGACATCAACGGCGATGGCTTAAACGACTTCATCGTTGGCGATACTGACGACTATGACAGCGAAGATAGCGGCAGAGCCTACGTCGTTTTTGGTCAAACAGAAGGGTTCTCCCCCATACTCAACCTGACAGAGCTGAACGGTTTTAACGGTTTCATCTTAAATGGCGTTGCGGCTAATGACGATGCGGGTAGCGCCATCAGTACCGCCGGAGACATCAATAACGACGGTATTGACGATCTGATCGTAGGGGCGCCCAATGCTGACCCAAACGGCAGAGATGATGCGGGAAGCAGCTACGTTGTCTACGGCAATGCCGCGCCTGAATTGGACCTTGATAATGGGCAGGCAGGCCGTGATGCAGCAATCACGTTCACGGGTGAAGCCGTCGCCATCAATCTAAATCTGACGGTTGCTGACGCCAATAGCCCCACCCTCGCAAAGGCAACCATTGTTATTACTAACTCTCTAGATAGTGCATCTGAGAGCCTAGCCGCAGTCGTCAATGACACGAACATCACCGCAGTATACGACAGTGCCCGATCAACCTTGACGCTCACTGGAGAAGATACGGTCGAGAACTATCAGCAAGCCTTGCAGACCGTTACCTATAGCAACACCTCAGCAGCACCTGACACCACAGAGCGCACCATTCAGTTTGTTCTGGACGATGGGTCTGGCTTTAGCAACAACAGCACGGTGGCAACCACGACAGTCTCCTTCGAGCTGCTAAATCAAGTTAACGGCACCGACAATGCGGACCGGCTGACGGGCACACCTGATGAAGATCGAATCCGCGGCTTTGGCGGCAATGACTTCATTCGCGGACGTTCGGGTAACGATGTACTAATTGGCAACTCTGGCAAAGATCAAATATTTGGCAGTCGAGGCAACGACTCTCTCTACGGGAATCGGGGCAACGATCTTCTCAATGGCGGCAGCGGCAACGACCTCCTGAGAGCTGGGCAAGGTAAAGACAAACTTTTTGGCAGTCGAGGGGACGATATTCTGCGGGGCAACGACGGGGACGATCTCCTCTTGGGTGGTGCGGGTAATGACCGCCTCAATGGTGGCAATGGTCTTGATCTATTAAACGGCAGCAACGGCGATGATTTCCTGAAGGGAGGCAAGGGTGATGATCGACTGTTCGGCGGGGTCGGCGATGACACGCTGCGCGGCGGCAATGGCGTAGACTTACTCCAGGGCGGCCAGGGCAATGACCGACTTGACAGTGGCTTTGGGGGCGACAGTCTATTTGGCGGTGCTGGAGCCGATCAGTTTGTGCTGCGGGCAGGCAATGGCAACAACACGATTTTTGACTATCAAGATGGCGTTGATTCTTTTGTGCTGGATGGTTTAGATTTTGCCGATCTTGAGATTCAGCAAGGATTAGGCCACACAACGATTCAGACCAAAAACGAGCATACTTTAGTCACCTTAATTGGCATTCAAGCGTCTGCAATTGAGGCCACAGATTTTATTGTGCTGGTCTGAGTACTGCCTAAACTGATCACCAGCACTTTTCATACTGCTTAAAATCAGCAGTGAACGACTGATTCACCCAAATATTTGATAGCGAGCATAGAGATGGACAGCATCATCATTCAAGCCTCTGACCTTGATGGCAGCAATGGTTTCATCATCAGCGGTATCAATACAAACGACCAGACTGGTTTCTCAGTTAGTGCCGCAGGCGATTTCAACGGTGATGGCATTGGTGATCTGATCATTGGAGCACCCGCAGCCAACGCTCAAAATAGCCTCGGTAAAAGCTATGTTGTGTTCGGACAATCAACGGGCTTCAATGCCAGCCTGGATTTGGCTACATTGGATGGCAGCAACGGTTTCGTCCTCAATGGCGTTGAAGCAGGGGACTATTCTGGTTTCGCAGTTAGCAGTGCAGACGTTAATGGCGATGGTTTCGATGACGTCATTATTGGTTCATCGGGGCCATACTTTAATGCGCCCGGTGCCAAAACCCATGTTGTCTTTGGTCAAGCTGGCCCATTCTCTGCAAATGTTGACCTGTCGGATCTTGATGGCAGTAACGGTTTTCTCTTCAATGGCAACGTCGTCGCCAACTTCCCCGGTACGTCTGTCAGAGGTGCAGGAGATATTAATGGAGATGGCCTAGAGGATGTGATTATTGGAGCTTCCGGCGCCAATGATGATGTGGGAGAAAGCTATGTCATTTTTGGTCAGACTGAAGCATTCTCGGCGAGCTTTGGGGTTTCAGATCTCAATGGCAGCAATGGTTTTGTCATCAATGGCACTACCACACGTGGCAACTTTGGCTGGTCAGTCAGCGGTGCGGGTGACGTCAATGGAGACGGTTTTGACGATTTGATTATCGGCGCGATCAGTGGTGGACGAGGTGGTCGGGGACGGAGTCATATTGTGTTTGGCCAAGCAGCAGCATTTGCAC
The Acaryochloris thomasi RCC1774 genome window above contains:
- a CDS encoding beta strand repeat-containing protein yields the protein MANSILKLEDLNGSNGFAIVGNGVPYSGLAIDEVGDINGDGLDDIIIGNPAGGADSLGEGYVIFGRSDGFIDRLDLSSLDGSNGFIINGIAGLTRGFGIGSFARGLGDINVDGISDVAIGTFSGDSRFVIFGQSEAFSASIDLQQSQNASVLNVAGLVSSVGDINNDGFNDFIFEGSANNTVNIIFGNGQGFDDSFDGTNVDGTNVDGTNGFELQVSEEISLIRDTGDIVQDAGDINGDGINDLIIGRPSRQNTTSTSHIVFGSSQGFAASLNVANLDGSNGFTLNGSGDSVAVSGVGDFNGDGVDDFVIGAPFASPSNTASAGQSYLVFGGQDFEANFDLADLDGTNGFAINGIGISDQAGYAVSDAGDINGDGFDDIIISASQVRSPGNYTPTFSYGPGQNYVIFGSSGGFQDQLNLADLDGSNGFSIEEPDLNGNFQSSSVSGAGDINGDGIDDLVIGTPEDSTSYVVFGNTAPELDLNGSDDGNNISVNFTGGPIRVLESASILDSNTSTLAGITVTIANPLDGNAETLAVETGGTSITTAFDPTMATLTLSGQDTPAAYQQVLATLTYNNTSASPNSTARRLRIVADDGEAHSNKGSIAIASVVFPPAGELNRLPEAERDAIATLENIPITLNVLDNDRDLNGDALELTNINVSNTRGTVTETGNGTLRYDPSGGFDFPAPGIEFTDRFEYTVSDGQGGTDTAEVIVTVTGTFDTPFELADLDSSSGFTIDGLQADDRLGRAVSNAGDINGDGLDDLAFFSGVEGLIVFGQEAGQPSATDLTVLDGTNGFSLRSSYGPNAISSAGDVNGDGFDDLIISEATYTYESGGLGTYIVFGSDQGFSPRLGIEDLDGTNGFVISRISNAGADSVSADGIGDFNGDGIDDIVTGDSGSGNGYVLGSSTVVFGTTSGFDPRIDPIALDGSNGFQITNLISPTVGAAGDINGDGFADIVVGDTRRDNYDSQIGKTYVIFGGRRDFNASLDTSELDGTNGFVLEGVVRGDQAGGAVSGTGDINGDGVDDLLISATGTRFFGNINTGQSYIVFGNANGFDATVSLADLDGTNGFTLAAINTNAGTSVSGAGDINGDGLNDFIVGDTDDYDSEDSGRAYVVFGQTEGFSPILNLTELNGFNGFILNGVAANDDAGSAISTAGDINNDGIDDLIVGAPNADPNGRDDAGSSYVVYGNAAPELDLDNGQAGRDAAITFTGEAVAINLNLTVADANSPTLAKATIVITNSLDSASESLAAVVNDTNITAVYDSARSTLTLTGEDTVENYQQALQTVTYSNTSAAPDTTERTIQFVLDDGSGFSNNSTVATTTVSFELLNQVNGTDNADRLTGTPDEDRIRGFGGNDFIRGRSGNDVLIGNSGKDQIFGSRGNDSLYGNRGNDLLNGGSGNDLLRAGQGKDKLFGSRGDDILRGNDGDDLLLGGAGNDRLNGGNGLDLLNGSNGDDFLKGGKGDDRLFGGVGDDTLRGGNGVDLLQGGQGNDRLDSGFGGDSLFGGAGADQFVLRAGNGNNTIFDYQDGVDSFVLDGLDFADLEIQQGLGHTTIQTKNEHTLVTLIGIQASAIEATDFIVLV